The segment TGAACATGGGTGGGAGTATGACTACAAATGCAAACATGAGTGCAAACATGAGTGCGAACATGAGTGCGAACATGAGTGCGAACGTGAGTGCGAACCACATGCCAGGGAAAAACCAagtgaagaataaaatgagTAACCACTCCATTTACAACAACGCCGGTAGCCACTTCAACCAAGTGCACATGAACAAAGGGGAGCACGGCGAGAACAACCCCTATGCTACGAAGCGGCTAAGTCGAATTGAACTAATTGACATATTTGGTTTCCCCGTAGAATTTGatgtaatgaaaaaaattttaggaaaaaataactccaACATATCTTACATAAAGGAACAAACTAATAACTCTGTATCCATTGAGATAAAGGGGAAGCCATTTAATGAAGCTCCGATTGTGGAGCGGATGCATGTGTCTCTTTCATCGGACGATTTAATAGGCTATAAAAAAGCTACGGAGttaattgtaaaattattgaattctatttttgaagaattttaCGATTTCTGTTATGAGAAGAATTATCCAGTTCCGGAAAATTTGTCGTTTAAGAGACAcgaatatatgtataaccCCGATGGGAGTACGAAGTATGTAGGATTCAAGGACAAGTGGCATGTCATGAAGGACAATTATAGGACCGATTACTCCTTTAGGAAAAACAAAGGCTTGCAAAAGAACGACAAGGATAAGAGGATGCACGGCGGCGCCTTTGGCGGGCACCCCAACTTGAGCATCGGCTATGCCAACCAGAATGCTCCCCAGGGGGACTTCAAGGACATGTAGGACACAGAGCGGCAAAAATTTTGtggcaaaaaatttgtagcacaaaattggggaaaaatatatataaaggcAAAATGGACCTCCCAAATGATGcgaatgtgaaaaaaaaatccaactCGTTGCACATTGACCATATTTCACCTCCactcttttccctttttcctctcttCAGGAATTACAAAGAATCCAACCAGGGAAATTTTCGTAATATGAAATTAAACCGGGCGCGGGATCAGCACTTGTAATTGCATTTGTAAAACCCATTTATACCGCGAAGTGTAAAATCAATATGAGTGTGCCAAAATAGTTTGCGCGTAGAGCATAA is part of the Plasmodium cynomolgi strain B DNA, chromosome 8, whole genome shotgun sequence genome and harbors:
- a CDS encoding hypothetical protein (putative); this translates as MIQQVRKDINGLTITDIGTIRCIILNEGKTVEQFLPFSANDPASGQQKPGSNQNGDNTVSMLKKLANLLQPEPALGSSMAPKMSDSTGLNATASMNMGASITTNVNMGGSMTTNANMSANMSANMSANMSANVSANHMPGKNQVKNKMSNHSIYNNAGSHFNQVHMNKGEHGENNPYATKRLSRIELIDIFGFPVEFDVMKKILGKNNSNISYIKEQTNNSVSIEIKGKPFNEAPIVERMHVSLSSDDLIGYKKATELIVKLLNSIFEEFYDFCYEKNYPVPENLSFKRHEYMYNPDGSTKYVGFKDKWHVMKDNYRTDYSFRKNKGLQKNDKDKRMHGGAFGGHPNLSIGYANQNAPQGDFKDMNYKESNQGNFRNMKLNRARDQHL